The proteins below come from a single Stigmatopora argus isolate UIUO_Sarg chromosome 11, RoL_Sarg_1.0, whole genome shotgun sequence genomic window:
- the LOC144085150 gene encoding transmembrane protein 150A translates to MELWLFFPVALSLTSFIGTWAVYGLAFSNRHVCSLADWWGENFCTVNLTTKCCKVPTISTSGTYAPENSLFTATINAGSFLFILFCVFHHAHILEKNKNQAILSKLALAFGVAASLGSFAAGNCNPGYLTVWHHAAAGVSFTCICFYTFLLTVLTSRCQLTGYENILYPLRVVSTVQQIILTLCYAFCFAHHDYHYVHLSAVFEWTLSANLELFELSFIAEFGFFSSYMLSNLFNQRDEEGPLMLA, encoded by the exons ATGGAATTGTGGCTCTTCTTCCCTGTCGCTCTCTCCTTGACATCCTTCATTGGAACGTGGGCTGT ATATGGCTTGGCCTTCTCCAACCGACATGTTTGCTCGCTTGCTGACTG GTGGGGGGAGAACTTCTGCACTGTCAATCTCACCACCAAATGCTGCAAAGTTCCAACCATAAG CACCAGTGGAACCTACGCCCCAGAGAATTCCCTTTTCACAGCCACCATCAATGCTGGTTCCTTTTTAT TTATTCTCTTCTGCGTGTTTCACCATGCTCACATCCTGGAGAAAAACAAGAATCAAGCCATTTTGAGCAAGTTGGCGCTAGCCTTTGGCGTGGCCGCCTCTTTGGGATCATTTGCTGCTGGAAACTGCAAT CCCGGCTACCTGACCGTATGGCACCATGCGGCGGCTGGTGTGAGCTTCACATGCATCTGCTTTTACACTTTCCTGCTGACGGTATTAACCAGTCGATGTCAGCTGACGGGCTATGAGAATATTCTCTACCCGTTACGCGTGGTGTCCACTGTGCAACAGATCATCCTCACGCTTTGCT ATGCATTCTGCTTCGCACATCATGACTACCACTACGTGCACCTGTCAGCTGTGTTTGAATGGACGCTCAGTGCCAATCTAGAGCTTTTTGAGCTCAGCTTCATTGCGGAATTCGGCTTCTTTTCGTCCTACATGCTGTCCAATCTTTTCAACCAACGTGACGAGGAGGGGCCCCTCATGTTGGCCTGA
- the rgra gene encoding retinal G protein coupled receptor a yields MVSSYPLPEGFSEFDVFSLGSCLLVEGMMGFFLNAVTIAAFLKVRELRTPSNFLVFSLAMADMGISMNATIAAFSSFLRYWPYGSEGCQTHGFQGFVTALASIHFIAAIAWDRYHQYCTRTKLQWSSAITLVIFIWLFSAFWSAMPLIGWGEYDYEPLRTCCTLDYSKGDRNYVSYLIPMSVFNMAIQVFVVMSSYQSIAQKFKKTGSTKFNPNTPLKTMLLCWGPYGLLAFYAAVENANLVSPKLRMMAPILAKTSPTFNVFLYALGNENYRGGIWQFLTGEKIEVPQIDNKSK; encoded by the exons ATGGTCTCGTCTTATCCTTTACCGGAGGGCTTCTCCGAGTTTGATGTCTTCTCACTGGGATCATGTTTGCTGGTCGAGG GTATGATGGGCTTCTTCCTGAACGCGGTCACCATCGCCGCTTTCCTCAAAGTGAGGGAGCTGAGGACCCCCAGCAATTTCCTCGTCTTCAGTTTAGCCATGGCTGACATGGGCATTTCCATGAACGCCACAATTGCGgcgttctccagcttcctcag GTATTGGCCATATGGCTCAGAGGGATGTCAGACTCATGGCTTCCAGGGCTTCGTGACAGCTCTTGCCAGCATCCACTTCATCGCCGCAATCGCATGGGATCGATACCACCAGTACTGCACAA GAACTAAGCTGCAATGGAGCAGCGCCATCACTTTGGTGATCTTCATCTGGCTCTTCTCCGCCTTCTGGTCCGCCATGCCTCTCATCGGCTGGGGCGAGTACGACTACGAGCCCCTCAGGACCTGCTGCACTTTGGACTACAGCAAGGGTGACAG GAACTATGTCTCCTACTTGATTCCCATGAGCGTCTTTAACATGGCCATCCAGGTGTTTGTTGTCATGTCCTCTTACCAGTCCATTGCACAGAAATTCAAGAAGACGGGAAGCACCAAG TTCAACCCCAACACGCCCCTTAAAACCATGCTGCTGTGCTGGGGTCCATACGGCCTCCTGGCCTTCTACGCTGCTGTGGAGAACGCCAACTTGGTTTCACCCAAGCTCCGGATG ATGGCCCCCATTTTGGCCAAGACCTCCCCCACCTTCAACGTCTTTTTGTACGCTTTGGGCAACGAGAACTACCGAGGAGGCATCTGGCAGTTCCTCACCGGGGAGAAAATCGAAGTGCCTCAAATTGACAACAAGTCCAAATAA